From Polaribacter haliotis:
AAAAGATCAAATGGGTAGACCAGCAGTTAACACTGTTTTCGTTTCTGCAGATAGTAAAGACGAATTTAACTTAACAGTGCCATCACAACAAAGCGCAAAATTCCAATCGATGTTCGAAGCGAATTTATTAGGATTGAGTCCTGCTTATGCAAATGATGGTAAAAATGCTTTAGGACAAGATGCAGCAGCTTTTACAGGTTTGTTAGCAACAGATGTTTTAAATGTTTCTTTAGATGGAAAAACAACTTTTTATGATGGTGTAGCAGCAAACACATTATCGGGAAGAGCTTTAGCAGACGATGTTATTACTGTTGAATTATTATTAATATTTGGAGGAGAGGATTTTACAGAAAACCCTACTTTATCTGATGATAATGTAAGTGCAAACGATAAAGAATTTTCTCCAAAGTTTCCTTATTTAGCTTCTCCTTGGTAGAAGTGTGAATTTATAAAAGTTGAGACTTTTTATTCTCAACGTTCAAACTAGCACATGTTTGGGGGAACATGTGCTAGTTCTTTAACTATTAAAAATACAAAAAATGAAATATATCCAACTAATTTTATTATTTGTAACTTTTTCAATCGCAATTAGTTGCAATACAAAAACAAACCAAAAAATAACAAACTCTAAAGATTACAGTGCTTTTCTTAATCTTAAAAAAAACACTTCTTTAGAAGCTTCTATTTCCGAATATAACTTTTGGAAAAACAAACTAAAAGAAACACCTAATCAATATCCTTATAATGCAAAATTAGCCGCAGTTAATTCTTCAATTTTTCAATTAACTGGAAATATTAAGGCTTTAAAAGAAGCAGAACAAAACTTAATATTAGCAAATGAAAAAACGAATTATAACAATGCAGGTTATTTAAGAAGTTTAGCAAGAAATTATATTTCTCAGCATAGATTTAAAGAAGCTTTAGAATTACTTGAAAAAGCAGAAATCAATGGAGAAAAACTACAATCAACTAACTATATGTTAATTGATGTAAATCTAGAATTAGGAAATTTAGAAACAGTAGAAAAGTACTTAACGAAAGTTAGAAATTTTAAAGATTTCGATTATTTAATTAGACTTTCTAAATACAACGATCATATTGGAAATTTAGATAAAGCTATTGAATATTTAGAAGCATCTTTAAAGATTGCTAAATCTTCTAAAAATAAAGGCTTAATTCAATGGAATTATACAAATTTAGCAGATTATTATGGACATGCAGGTAGAATTAAAGATTCTTATAATGCTTATTTGAATGCGTTAAAATTAAATTCGAACGATAGTTATGCAAAAAAAGGAATTGCTTGGATTGTTTATTCTTATGAAAGAAACCCAGAAGAAGCATTGCGAATTTTAGAGTCTGTAACAAAAGAGAATGCAGCACCAGATTATCATTTATTAAAAGCAGAAATAGCAGAATTTTCGGGGAAAATTGAAGAAAAAGAAAACCAAATAGCGCTATATCTTTCTAAAGTAAAAGATACAAATTACGGTGTTATGTATCATAAATACGATGTTTTATTATATGCAGAAGATGCAAAAAGTAAAACAAAAGCATTAACCATTGCACAACAAGAAATTTCAGAAAGACCAACAGCACAGTCTTACGATTTATTAGCATGGTCTTTATATAAAAATGGTGATAAAGAAAAAGCTTTAGAAATTTCTGAAAACCATGTAATTAATAAAACATTCGAACCAGAAGCAATGTTACATACTGCTTATATTTTAAAAGCGAATGGTAGAGTAGAAGAAGCATCGAAAATAAAACAAGAGTTACTTGGAGCTGTTTATGAATTAGGTCCTTTAGTTGAAAAAGAACTAAAAAGTATATAAAATCGAAAAAAAAATAAAAAATGAAGAATCAATTAATCATATTCTTTTCGATTGTTTTTTGTGTAAACACTTTTAGTCAACAATTAAAAGGTCGAGTTTTAGATGTATTTAATGGACCTATTGAAAACGCTTATGTATATAATTCGAATTCGAATTCGCATACACATACAGACTTAAATGGACGTTTTACTTTAGACAATACATCTATTGGAAATACAATACAAATTGGAATTTTAGGATATCAGAAACAAGAAATTAAATTATCAAAAGAGAATTTTACAAACTTTAGTATTCAGTTAC
This genomic window contains:
- a CDS encoding DUF4331 family protein, translated to MKFNFIKYTAAIVMTSLILVGCSKNDNDSEPLGPDFSGTYMQKDQMGRPAVNTVFVSADSKDEFNLTVPSQQSAKFQSMFEANLLGLSPAYANDGKNALGQDAAAFTGLLATDVLNVSLDGKTTFYDGVAANTLSGRALADDVITVELLLIFGGEDFTENPTLSDDNVSANDKEFSPKFPYLASPW
- a CDS encoding cell surface protein; this translates as MKYIQLILLFVTFSIAISCNTKTNQKITNSKDYSAFLNLKKNTSLEASISEYNFWKNKLKETPNQYPYNAKLAAVNSSIFQLTGNIKALKEAEQNLILANEKTNYNNAGYLRSLARNYISQHRFKEALELLEKAEINGEKLQSTNYMLIDVNLELGNLETVEKYLTKVRNFKDFDYLIRLSKYNDHIGNLDKAIEYLEASLKIAKSSKNKGLIQWNYTNLADYYGHAGRIKDSYNAYLNALKLNSNDSYAKKGIAWIVYSYERNPEEALRILESVTKENAAPDYHLLKAEIAEFSGKIEEKENQIALYLSKVKDTNYGVMYHKYDVLLYAEDAKSKTKALTIAQQEISERPTAQSYDLLAWSLYKNGDKEKALEISENHVINKTFEPEAMLHTAYILKANGRVEEASKIKQELLGAVYELGPLVEKELKSI